One part of the Arabidopsis thaliana chromosome 4, partial sequence genome encodes these proteins:
- a CDS encoding Cysteine/Histidine-rich C1 domain family protein (Cysteine/Histidine-rich C1 domain family protein; FUNCTIONS IN: zinc ion binding; INVOLVED IN: intracellular signaling pathway; LOCATED IN: cellular_component unknown; EXPRESSED IN: 8 plant structures; EXPRESSED DURING: 4 anthesis, petal differentiation and expansion stage, D bilateral stage; CONTAINS InterPro DOMAIN/s: Protein kinase C-like, phorbol ester/diacylglycerol binding (InterPro:IPR002219), DC1 (InterPro:IPR004146), Zinc finger, PHD-type (InterPro:IPR001965), C1-like (InterPro:IPR011424); BEST Arabidopsis thaliana protein match is: Cysteine/Histidine-rich C1 domain family protein (TAIR:AT4G01930.1); Has 2063 Blast hits to 754 proteins in 51 species: Archae - 0; Bacteria - 0; Metazoa - 95; Fungi - 0; Plants - 1951; Viruses - 0; Other Eukaryotes - 17 (source: NCBI BLink).), producing MDSKGVVSLPLIHNHQMMPWNDLRKGDCCGHFEAISDGYYCKRCDFFVHKTCGDGVSEYIEHPSHPNHTLELCSNLRFHCDLCGRRTNYLSYYCEICGFIVDLHCAMYPPPEFIENSERHHHKLTLLKERIAAFDCDAKCGKISGNEFAYKCQECDLTFHVDCVWHPSEVYHPLEVNHSYHPSHPLKLHTGQRPDYSDGACRLCARKIDDRYFYHCSSCNFTLDMRCVLHPPQQSLLNLKAHDHQLTLLPRLDSFTCNACGLKGDRSPYVCFQCGFMIHQDCLSLPRLININRHDHRVSRTSVLGVVNSVCEVCHRKVDWTCGGFSCQRCSGYVVHSKCATNKDVWNGKELEGVPEETEDIKPFVVIDNNTIQHFSHKKHYLRLHVNGVLCDDKKRCRACTHPICLQSFYGCMDCDFILHQNCAGFPRKRWHVLHNERLTLVSYEYDFFQCQACNRFSNGFSYQYSGITFDVGCGSISEPFVHPSHPDHPLYYTLLDEETKSSCNGCNKSSYSVLRCIEDDCRFAICFKCATFPQVVKHRVDDHPLSLCFDKEASGKYWCDICEKETNPETWFYTCKDYRASLHIKCVLGDFSWLMPGSTIDLSELSKVVLNNSISRPFCSGCKMHCIFPIILKIVGTSDKYFCSIECAFG from the coding sequence ATGGATTCTAAGGGAGTGGTGTCACTACCGTTGATCCATAACCATCAAATGATGCCTTGGAATGACCTGAGGAAAGGTGATTGTTGTGGTCACTTTGAAGCTATCAGCGATGGCTACTATTGCAAAAGATGTGATTTTTTCGTCCACAAGACATGTGGTGACGGTGTCTCCGAATATATCGAGCATCCATCTCACCCCAATCACACTCTTGAGCTTTGTAGTAACTTACGTTTTCACTGTGATTTATGTGGAAGGCGCACCAATTACCTATCCTATTATTGTGAGATCTGTGGCTTTATCGTGGATCTACACTGTGCCATGTACCCACCGCCAGAGTTTATTGAAAATTCCGAGAGGCATCACCACAAGCTCACCCTTCTCAAGGAGCGGATCGCGGCGTTCGATTGTGATGCTAAATGTGGAAAGATTAGTGGTAATGAATTTGCTTACAAATGTCAAGAGTGTGATTTAACCTTCCATGTGGATTGCGTATGGCATCCGTCAGAGGTATATCACCCTTTAGAGGTAAACCACTCTTACCACCCCTCGCACCCTCTTAAGCTCCACACAGGTCAACGACCGGACTATTCTGATGGAGCATGTCGTCTTTGCGCAAGAAAGATTGATGAtagatatttttatcattgttCTTCTTGCAACTTCACCTTGGATATGCGTTGTGTTCTACATCCACCACAACAATCTCTTCTGAATTTGAAAGCTCATGATCACCAACTCACCCTTCTCCCAAGACTTGATTCTTTTACATGTAATGCTTGCGGGCTGAAGGGAGATCGAAGCCCTTACGTGTGTTTTCAATGTGGTTTCATGATCCATCAAGACTGTCTTTCCCTTCCACGCCTCATAAACATTAATCGGCATGATCACCGTGTTTCGCGAACTTCTGTTCTTGGTGTTGTGAATTCTGTGTGTGAAGTTTGTCACCGGAAGGTGGATTGGACTTGTGGAGGTTTTTCTTGTCAGAGGTGCTCCGGCTACGTCGTTCATTCAAAATGTGCTACCAACAAAGATGTGTGGAACGGGAAAGAACTCGAAGGAGTAcctgaagaaacagaagatatCAAACCATTTGTGGTAATAGACAACAACACAATACAACATTTCAGCCACAAAAAACATTACCTAAGACTCCACGTTAATGGTGTTCTTTGTGACGACAAGAAGCGGTGCAGAGCATGCACTCATCCCATATGTCTCCAATCTTTCTACGGCTGTATGGATTGTGACTTCATTCTCCACCAAAACTGCGCTGGATTTCCTAGAAAGAGATGGCATGTGCTACACAATGAACGTCTTACTCTAGTTTCATACGAGTATGATTTCTTTCAGTGTCAAGCTTGTAATAGATTTTCCAATGGTTTCAGTTACCAGTATTCGGGCATTACATTCGATGTTGGGTGCGGTTCAATCTCTGAGCCGTTTGTCCATCCAAGTCATCCCGATCATCCCTTATATTACACTTTACTAGATGAAGAGACTAAGAGTAGTTGCAATGGCTGCAATAAGAGTTCTTATTCTGTGCTAAGGTGCATTGAAGACGATTGCAGATTTGCCATATGCTTCAAATGCGCCACTTTTCCACAAGTGGTAAAGCATAGAGTTGACGATCATCCTCTCTCACTATGCTTTGACAAAGAGGCTAGTGGTAAATACTGGTGTGACATttgtgaaaaagaaaccaaTCCAGAGACATGGTTCTACACATGTAAAGATTACCGGGCTAGTTTGCATATAAAGTGTGTGCTCGGAGACTTTTCATGGCTCATGCCAGGAAGCACGATAGATCTTAGCGAATTATCTAAGGTGGTACTCAATAATAGTATATCGCGTCCATTTTGCAGCGGGTGTAAGATGCATTGCATTTTTCCTATCATCTTGAAGATAGTTGGAACCTCAGATAAGTACTTTTGCTCTATTGAATGCGCCTTTGGATAG
- a CDS encoding uncharacterized protein (unknown protein; Has 35333 Blast hits to 34131 proteins in 2444 species: Archae - 798; Bacteria - 22429; Metazoa - 974; Fungi - 991; Plants - 531; Viruses - 0; Other Eukaryotes - 9610 (source: NCBI BLink).), whose amino-acid sequence MDRPSKPLAFWFRLLRGSSSRWSPLTHVLISLFTKTELFKSVLFIQTSGSRSCLAYFTVQFFHLWYYISRSKHRDLWPGIGYVDDNVLLRLHTELATMASSKHCSF is encoded by the exons ATGGATCGTCCCAGTAAACCTCTCGCTTTTTGGTTCAGGCTTCTTCGTGGGTCCTCTTCTCGATGGTCTCCACTGACTCACGTGTTGATCTCGTTGTTTACCAAAACGGAGCTTTTCAAATCGGTCCTCTTCATACAAACATCTGG GTCCCGTTCTTGCTTGGCTTATTTTACTGTACA ATTCTTCCATCTGTGGTACTATATATCCAGAAGCAAACATAGAGATCTTTGGCCAG GGATTGGTTACGTGGACGACAACGTGCTACTTCGTCTACACACAGAACTTGCTACAATGGCGTCTTCAAAGCATTGTAGTTTCTGA
- a CDS encoding uncharacterized protein (unknown protein; Has 35333 Blast hits to 34131 proteins in 2444 species: Archae - 798; Bacteria - 22429; Metazoa - 974; Fungi - 991; Plants - 531; Viruses - 0; Other Eukaryotes - 9610 (source: NCBI BLink).): MDRPSKPLAFWFRLLRGSSSRWSPLTHVLISLFTKTELFKSVLFIQTSGSRSCLAYFTVQYVYYNSSWMIEPL; the protein is encoded by the exons ATGGATCGTCCCAGTAAACCTCTCGCTTTTTGGTTCAGGCTTCTTCGTGGGTCCTCTTCTCGATGGTCTCCACTGACTCACGTGTTGATCTCGTTGTTTACCAAAACGGAGCTTTTCAAATCGGTCCTCTTCATACAAACATCTGG GTCCCGTTCTTGCTTGGCTTATTTTACTGTACAGTATGTTTACTACAACTCCTCTTGGATGATAGAACCTCTATAA
- a CDS encoding Cysteine/Histidine-rich C1 domain family protein (Cysteine/Histidine-rich C1 domain family protein; INVOLVED IN: intracellular signaling pathway; LOCATED IN: cellular_component unknown; EXPRESSED IN: 13 plant structures; EXPRESSED DURING: 8 growth stages; CONTAINS InterPro DOMAIN/s: Protein kinase C-like, phorbol ester/diacylglycerol binding (InterPro:IPR002219), DC1 (InterPro:IPR004146), C1-like (InterPro:IPR011424); BEST Arabidopsis thaliana protein match is: Cysteine/Histidine-rich C1 domain family protein (TAIR:AT4G01930.1); Has 1803 Blast hits to 665 proteins in 40 species: Archae - 0; Bacteria - 0; Metazoa - 41; Fungi - 0; Plants - 1752; Viruses - 0; Other Eukaryotes - 10 (source: NCBI BLink).), translating to MDSKGVLMPLIHEHLMMPWKNLKRGPCCGCCGRFEAISDGYYCKTCDFFVRKNCADEPSEYIKHPSHPKHTLQLLRPERPTNFCNLCGRMCPIFYRCDLCDFDMDLYCSKYPPPEVIDISKTHHHRLTLLKKWIKQCICAKCCKIIGNEFPYNCHECDLSFHVDCVWYPPELELRLEVNHSYHSLHPLKLYAKGQLPDYSDGKCRLCARKIDETFFFHCSPCNFTLDKVCVLRPPQQSLLNLKAHDHQLTLLPKLDSFTCNACGLKGDRSPYVCFQCGFMIHQDCLGLPRLININRHDHRVSRTSVLGVVNSVCGVCRKKVDWSYGGFSCQRCHGYVVHSKCATRKDVWNGKELEGLPEETEDIEPYVVIDENTIQHFSHKEHYLRLNVNGVLCDDNKRCKACTHPICLQSFYGCMDCNFILHQNCAGFLRMKWHVLHNERLTLVTNKDEGFRCYACDRLSNGFKYQHGNKAFDVRCISISEPHIHPSHPNHPLYYFPSDEVQWCTGCNMEQDFVLSCIEDNCGFLLCFGCATLPQMVKHRVHDHPLSLCYGEKASGKYWCDICEKETNPHTWFYTCKDHQASLHTKCVLGDLSSLMRRSTIKIEGTSYEVVLNNSISRPFCSWCKMHCIFPIILKTLGATNEYSCSLECAECRYTDR from the coding sequence ATGGATTCTAAGGGAGTGTTAATGCCGTTGATCCACGAGCATCTTATGATGCCTTGGAAAAATCTGAAAAGAGGTCCTTGCTGTGGTTGCTGTGGACGCTTTGAAGCTATCAGTGATGGATACTACTGCAAAACCTGCGATTTTTTCGTCCGAAAAAATTGTGCTGACGAGCCCTCCGAATATATCAAGCATCCATCTCACCCCAAGCACACTCTTCAGCTGCTAAGACCTGAAAGACCTACTAATTTCTGCAATTTGTGTGGAAGGATGTGCCCAATATTCTATCGTTGTGATCTATGTGACTTCGACATGGATTTATACTGCTCAAAGTATCCACCACCAGAGGTTATTGACATTTCCAAGACGCATCACCACAGGCTTACCCTTCTCAAGAAGTGGATCAAGCAATGTATATGTGCTAAATGTTGCAAGATTATTGGTAATGAGTTTCCTTACAATTGTCATGAATGTGATTTATCCTTTCATGTGGATTGCGTATGGTATCCGCCCGAACTAGAACTCCGTTTAGAGGTAAACCATTCTTACCACTCTTTACACCCTCTTAAACTCTACGCAAAGGGTCAGTTACCGGATTATTCTGATGGGAAATGTCGTCTTTGCGCAAGAAAGATtgatgaaacattttttttccattgttCTCCGTGTAACTTTACCTTGGACAAGGTTTGTGTTTTGCGCCCACCACAACAATCTCTTCTGAATTTGAAAGCTCATGATCACCAACTCACCCTTCTCCCAAAACTCGATTCTTTTACATGCAATGCTTGCGGGCTGAAGGGAGATCGTAGCCCTTACGTATGTTTTCAATGTGGTTTCATGATCCATCAAGACTGTCTTGGCCTTCCACGCCTCATCAACATTAACCGGCATGATCACCGTGTTTCTCGAACTTCTGTTCTTGGTGTTGTGAATTCTGTATGTGGAGTTTGTCGCAAAAAGGTGGACTGGTCTTATGGAGGTTTTTCTTGTCAGAGGTGTCATGGCTATGTTGTTCATTCAAAATGTGCTACTAGAAAAGATGTGTGGAATGGGAAAGAACTTGAAGGATTACccgaagaaacagaagatatAGAGCCATATGTGGTGATAGATGAAAACACAATACAACATTTTAGTCACAAAGAGCATTACCTAAGACTCAACGTTAATGGTGTTCTATGTGATGACAACAAGCGGTGCAAGGCATGCACCCATCCCATCTGTCTCCAGTCTTTCTACGGCTGTATGGATTGTAACTTCATTCTCCACCAAAACTGCGCTGGATTTCTTAGAATGAAATGGCATGTGCTACACAATGAACGTCTTACGTTGGTTACAAACAAGGATGAAGGCTTTAGGTGTTATGCTTGTGATAGATTGTCCAATGGTTTCAAGTACCAGCATGGGAATAAGGCATTCGATGTTCGGTGCATTTCAATTTCTGAGCCACATATCCATCCAAGTCATCCTAATCATCCCTTATATTACTTTCCATCAGACGAAGTACAATGGTGCACTGGTTGCAACATGGAGCAGGACTTTGTGCTTAGTTGCATTGAAGATAATTGTGGATTTTTATTATGCTTTGGATGCGCCACTTTACCACAAATGGTAAAGCATAGAGTTCATGATCATCCTCTCTCACTATGCTATGGCGAAAAGGCAAGTGGTAAATATTGGTGTGACAtttgtgaaaaagaaacaaatccacATACATGGTTCTATACGTGTAAAGATCATCAGGCTAGTTTGCATACAAAGTGTGTGCTTGGAGACCTTTCAAGTCTCATGCGAAGAAGCACAATAAAAATTGAGGGCACTTCATATGAGGTGGTGCTCAATAATAGTATATCTCGTCCATTTTGCAGCTGGTGTAAGATGCATTGTATTTTTCCTATCATCTTGAAGACACTTGGAGCCACGAATGAATACTCCTGCTCTCTTGAATGTGCAGAGTGTAGATATACAGACCGTTAA
- a CDS encoding Cysteine/Histidine-rich C1 domain family protein (Cysteine/Histidine-rich C1 domain family protein; CONTAINS InterPro DOMAIN/s: DC1 (InterPro:IPR004146), C1-like (InterPro:IPR011424); BEST Arabidopsis thaliana protein match is: Cysteine/Histidine-rich C1 domain family protein (TAIR:AT4G01910.1); Has 30201 Blast hits to 17322 proteins in 780 species: Archae - 12; Bacteria - 1396; Metazoa - 17338; Fungi - 3422; Plants - 5037; Viruses - 0; Other Eukaryotes - 2996 (source: NCBI BLink).), translating into MWEECELHFHVDCVWHPTELKHPLEVNHPYHALHPLKLLTARFPDYSDGKCRLCGSKIDDRLFYHCSSCNFTLGLCCVLRPPQPSLLNLKAHDHQLTLLPRLDSFTCNACGLKGDRSPYICFQCGFMIHQDCLGPPRLININRHDHRVVRTSVLGVVNSVCGVCRQKVDWTCGGFSCQRCPDYVAHSKCATREDVWNGEELEGVPEEIEDIEPYVVIDDNTIQHFSHKEHYLRLHDNGLLCDDNKRCCELRCIFPIILKRLGASQKYCCSPYCANAMSVN; encoded by the exons ATGTGGGAGGAATGTGAATTACATTTCCATGTGGATTGTGTATGGCACCCAACGGAGTTAAAACACCCTTTGGAGGTAAACCATCCTTACCATGCCTTACACCCTCTTAAGCTCTTAACTGCTAGATTTCCGGATTATTCTGATGGAAAATGTCGTCTTTGTGGAAGTAAGATTGATGATAGGTTGTTTTatcattgttcttcttgtaACTTCACCTTgggtttgtgttgtgttttacGCCCACCACAACCGTCTCTTCTGAACTTGAAAGCTCATGATCACCAACTCACTCTTCTCCCAAGACTCGATTCTTTTACATGTAATGCTTGCGGGCTGAAGGGAGATCGAAGCCCTTACATATGTTTTCAATGTGGTTTCATGATCCATCAAGATTGTCTTGGCCCTCCACGCCTCATAAACATCAATCGGCATGATCACCGTGTTGTTCGCACTTCTGTTCTTGGTGTCGTGAACTCTGTATGTGGAGTATGTCGTCAGAAGGTGGACTGGACTTGTGGAGGTTTTTCTTGTCAGAGGTGCCCCGATTATGTCGCTCATTCGAAATGTGCTACCAGAGAAGATGTATGGAACGGAGAAGAACTCGAAGGAGTACCTGAAGAAATAGAAGATATAGAGCCATATGTGGTAATAGATGACAATACAATACAGCATTTCAGCCACAAAGAGCATTACCTAAGGCTCCACGATAATGGTCTTCTTTGTGACGACAACAAGCG CTGTTGTGAGTTGCGTTGCATTTTTCCTATCATCTTGAAGAGACTTGGAGCCTCACAAAAATACTGTTGCTCTCCTTATTGCGCTAATGCAATGAGTGTGAATTAA